In the genome of Mixta calida, the window TCGGACGCCGCCTTTTTATGATTAAACCGGCGCGTCTGAATGGCATAAATTGGCTGAGACAGCGGCCATTATTACATGCAATAATCGGCAGCTAATCTGTTACACATCAAGAGTCCAGCACGTTTTCGTACTCAATTTTGGCGTAAGGCGAAGGATTATTTTTATGAAGCTGAAGAACACTCTTCTGGTGACCGCGCTGTTGTCATCAATGACGCTAACCGCTCAGGCGGCGCAGGAGCTGTCACCAGAAAAAGCGGCCGCGTTAAAACCATTCGAACGCATTAATATCACCGGTCGTTTCAATTCCATCGGCGACGCAACCGATGCCGTTTCTAAACGTGCGGATGAGCTGGGCGCCGCCTCCTTTTATATCGTCGGCACCAGCGACGCCACCGGCAACAGCGGCAACTGGCGCGTCTCCGCCGATCTCTATCGCGCCGATGCGCCCGCGGCCGACACCCGTCGCAGCTATCGCTACTTCAGCGGCGTGAAAGAGCTGCCGAAAGCGGAAGCCTACGCGCTGGAGCCTTTCGATACGGTCTCCGTCAGCGGCTTCTATCGCAGCCAGCCGGACGTTAATGACGCCATCGGCAAGGCCGCGAAAGAGAAAGGCGCGGCAGCCTTCTTTATTGTGCGCCAGATTGACGCCAACAGCGGCGGCAATCAGTACATTACCGCCTACGTCTATAAAGCCGACGCGCCGAAACGCCAGGTGCAGAGCCCGAACGCCATTCCGCGCAACTCCGAAGCGGGCAAAGCGGCGCTGGCCGCCGGCGGCGTAGCGGCGAAGCAGGTTGAACTGCCGGGCGTCGCTTCTTCCGAAACGCCAAGCAATAAGGTGGGCCGCTTCTTTGAAACCCAGACTTCCACAGGCGAGCGCTATACCGTACGCCTGCCGAACGGCACGGAGATCCAGGAAGTGAACGCTATCACCGCCGCGCAGATGCAGCCGTTCGATACCGTCACTTTCACTGGCCACTTCGGCACGCCGACGGAAATCTCCGAAGCGGTGGCCAAACGCGCCGCGGCGAAAGGCGCGAAGTTCTACCACGTGACCCGTCAGTGGCAGAACCAGAGCGGCGGCAACCTGACCGTGACCGCCGATCTGTTCAAATAATCCACACCCGGAGCGGCCTCCCCGCCGCTCCGTAACATTCTGAATAATCTGTAGCGCTTTTTGCATAGACACGCATTGCGCGACAGCCCCGCACTCCGTAAAATCGCCGCCTTATTTCAGCGGAAACGAAGGCCTCTTTCGCTTCACGCCTGATGAAAAGTCAACCGCAACGCGGTTCCCTGGTTATTTATTCTGTTTCAGGACGGTTTTTTGGACAAAAAATTAGGCCTTAGCGCGCTGACCGCGCTGGTTCTCAGCTCAATGCTGGGTGCAGGGGTTTTCAGCCTGCCGCAAAATATGGCGGCCGTCGCCAGCCCCGCCGCATTGTTGATCGGCTGGGCTATTACCGGCGCAGGCATCCTTTTTCTTTCGCTGGCGCTGCTGCTGTTAACGCGCCTGAAACCGGAACTGGACGGCGGCATATTTACCTATGCCCGCGATGGCTTCGGCGAGCTGGTAGGCTTCAGCTCCGCCTGGGGTTATTGGCTGTGCGCGGTGATCGCCAACGTCTCCTATTTGGTGATCGTTTTCTCCGCGCTGAGCTTTTTCACCGATTCGCCCGGCCATGTGGTGTTCGGCGATGGCAATACCTGGCAGGCGATGCTCGGCGCGTCGTTGCTGCTGTGGCTGGTTCACTGGCTGGTGCTGCGCGGCGTGCAGACCGCCGCCAGCATCAACCTGCTCGCCACGCTGGGCAAGCTGGTGCCGCTCGGCCTGTTTATCGTGCTGGCGATCATCGCCTTTAATCTCGATCGTTTCCGCTTCGATTTCACCGGCATAGAGCTGGGCAAACCGGTC includes:
- the ydgH gene encoding DUF1471 family protein YdgH, with the protein product MKLKNTLLVTALLSSMTLTAQAAQELSPEKAAALKPFERINITGRFNSIGDATDAVSKRADELGAASFYIVGTSDATGNSGNWRVSADLYRADAPAADTRRSYRYFSGVKELPKAEAYALEPFDTVSVSGFYRSQPDVNDAIGKAAKEKGAAAFFIVRQIDANSGGNQYITAYVYKADAPKRQVQSPNAIPRNSEAGKAALAAGGVAAKQVELPGVASSETPSNKVGRFFETQTSTGERYTVRLPNGTEIQEVNAITAAQMQPFDTVTFTGHFGTPTEISEAVAKRAAAKGAKFYHVTRQWQNQSGGNLTVTADLFK